The sequence CAATTGACTTGATACCTCTCGATAACGTGGAAAGTTCGGTCGTCTTACAATTAAATCCGGGCATCTTTTTTTCGCTTCCCATAATGACATAGTAGTTTTTACACCTTTACTTCGTGCTTCATAGCTACTGGTAACGATAATACCTTTTCGTTCATCTGGATTACCTGCTATAGCCAATGGCTTACCTCTTAATTCCGGATGGTCTACCATTTCAACTGAAGCATAAAAGCTGTTCATGTCAACATGTAAGATCACCCGCCCATTTTTGGGGTACCATGAATTCATGTCATCACACTCATTTTGATAATTGCTTAACAATTTCATACATATATAACGGGACCTCCGTTAAACTTGCAATACCGATTCGTTCATTTTTGGTATGAATGTTTTCATAGCCAACAGCTAGATTAACAGTTGGAATGCCTTTACCAGACAGATGATTCGCATCACTTCCTCCGCCACTCACTTTCAATGAAGCTTCTTTTCCAAGAGCAGAAGCAGCTTTCATCGCTATTTGAACAACTTGATCATTTTCATCAAATTGATAATTAGGGTACATATGCTTTATTTCGATGTCTACTTCGCCACCCATGTTCGCTGTGCTTTCTTTAAGGGCAGTGCACATTGCTTCCACTTGATTATCTAATTTATCCTTCGACAATGACCGGGCTTCTGCAATTAATAATACGCGGTCACACACCACATTTGTAGGACCTTTCCCCTCAAAGCTTCCTACATTGGCAGTCGTTTCTTCATCAATTCGTCCTAGCGGCATTTTCGTAATAGCTTTTGCAGTCATACTGATCGCAGATACACCTTTTTCCGGCTGTACACCAGCATGTGCCGCTTTTCCTTTGATCGTTGCATATATTTTTGCTTGTGAAGGCGCTGCTGTAATAATCGATCCAACTTCTCCATCACTGTCCAAAGCATACCCAAACGATACCGGTAATTGTGACTCATCAAAATATTGTGAACCTACAAGACCTGATTCTTCCCCACTCATGATTGCAAAATAAATATCACCATGAATTACAGGCTGTTCCTTCAACATATGAATTAGTTCAATTATCGAAGTAATCCCGGCTTTATCATCTGCACCTAAAATAGTAGTCCCATCTGAATAGATAAATTCATCTTTGATGACAGGTTTGATTGCTTCTCCTGGTACTACTGTATCCATATGTGCAGTGAAATAGATCGATGGTATATTTGAATCATTTCCTTTCAAACGAGCAATAATGTTCCCAGCTTCATGTCCCGTTTGCTGATGAGTATTGTCTTCTTTTACCTCTAAACCTAATTGTTCGAATTGTTGCAGTAAATGATCTGCTATCTTGCGTTCTTTCGTTGTTTCTGAATCGATTTGTACTAGTTCAATA is a genomic window of Gracilibacillus salinarum containing:
- a CDS encoding M20/M25/M40 family metallo-hydrolase, encoding MSNQDRIVKQFIELVQIDSETTKERKIADHLLQQFEQLGLEVKEDNTHQQTGHEAGNIIARLKGNDSNIPSIYFTAHMDTVVPGEAIKPVIKDEFIYSDGTTILGADDKAGITSIIELIHMLKEQPVIHGDIYFAIMSGEESGLVGSQYFDESQLPVSFGYALDSDGEVGSIITAAPSQAKIYATIKGKAAHAGVQPEKGVSAISMTAKAITKMPLGRIDEETTANVGSFEGKGPTNVVCDRVLLIAEARSLSKDKLDNQVEAMCTALKESTANMGGEVDIEIKHMYPNYQFDENDQVVQIAMKAASALGKEASLKVSGGGSDANHLSGKGIPTVNLAVGYENIHTKNERIGIASLTEVPLYMYEIVKQLSK